The following are encoded in a window of Symbiobacterium terraclitae genomic DNA:
- a CDS encoding DUF4349 domain-containing protein, with product MRKRTIWLMLGLILSVVLTGCGAGGSGSSEMATGGYRGSSNASAPGAAPAAQAPADGAVKSLSLSIRDTAGAPVASVTASVADRKIIQNAEVELSVRNVDDALDAINEAVRAAGGYVQENRVTGTRESGRRVNMTVRVPAGSYGSVLDLMNTLGEQIDLRQWTNDVTEEYLDLEARIQTGEAHLAQLRKLYEKSGSVTEMIELEREIARVTADLESLKGRYNYLANQVAFSTIRVNLYEPGVPTPVRDPQTLGERIRDGFLQSWHNTVALAESLLIGLVALIPVLLFLAVVGGLVGGLIWLIVRARRGRGGSGRPGGRSGNGGGTDGQAASPPYYPTYAPGGGRPADDTGSDPGK from the coding sequence GCGCGGGCGGGTCCGGCTCCAGCGAGATGGCCACGGGCGGGTACCGCGGCAGCTCCAACGCCTCCGCGCCCGGGGCTGCACCGGCGGCGCAGGCTCCTGCGGACGGGGCGGTGAAGTCCCTTTCCCTCTCCATCCGCGACACGGCGGGCGCACCCGTGGCGAGCGTGACGGCATCGGTCGCCGACCGGAAGATCATCCAGAACGCCGAGGTCGAGCTGAGCGTGCGCAACGTCGACGATGCGCTGGACGCCATCAACGAGGCGGTGCGCGCCGCCGGCGGCTACGTGCAGGAGAACCGGGTGACGGGCACCCGCGAGAGCGGGCGTCGGGTCAACATGACCGTGCGGGTGCCGGCCGGCAGCTACGGGTCGGTCCTGGACCTGATGAACACCCTGGGCGAGCAGATCGACCTGCGGCAGTGGACCAACGATGTCACCGAGGAGTACCTCGACCTGGAGGCCCGCATTCAGACCGGCGAGGCCCACCTGGCTCAGCTCAGGAAGCTGTACGAGAAGAGCGGCTCGGTCACCGAGATGATCGAGCTCGAACGCGAGATCGCCCGGGTGACCGCGGACCTCGAGTCGCTGAAGGGGCGGTACAACTACCTCGCCAATCAGGTGGCCTTCAGCACCATCCGGGTGAACCTCTACGAGCCCGGCGTACCCACGCCGGTGCGCGACCCGCAGACGCTGGGCGAGCGCATTCGTGACGGCTTCCTGCAGTCGTGGCACAACACCGTCGCGCTGGCCGAGTCGCTGCTGATCGGGCTCGTGGCGCTGATCCCGGTCCTGCTCTTCCTGGCGGTGGTGGGCGGGCTCGTGGGCGGCCTGATCTGGCTCATCGTGCGGGCTCGCAGGGGCCGTGGCGGCAGCGGGCGGCCCGGCGGACGGAGCGGCAACGGTGGCGGCACCGACGGGCAGGCGGCTTCGCCCCCGTACTATCCCACCTACGCCCCGGGCGGCGGCCGGCCGGCGGATGAC